One window of the Penaeus monodon isolate SGIC_2016 chromosome 1, NSTDA_Pmon_1, whole genome shotgun sequence genome contains the following:
- the LOC119573412 gene encoding solute carrier organic anion transporter family member 74D-like isoform X2, translating into MTQKKKFINGGLKPQILPTTHSRAATRAKEDEVLSLLTEGEAEDTICGLGSCKPTWLQFLARKECYLLVYCGIALIQGMFFTYTVSVISTIEKRFKLTSKESGAFLSGNDISQVILAMFLGYYGNFGHRPRWMGVGVMFAAASCFMALLPHLLYGPGQEAIDLAEASSSAATTLLANVSNVASQKKKNDLCFSPYESTCTGEDGGNYSYYGAVVIFFISQFFVGIAISVFFTIGVTYLDDNISKKTYPIYYAATLLLRILGPVLGYLMGGNFLSMWIDPTKRPNLTQRDPRWLGAWWLGFLVLGCVLVVLGNLLFLFPRKLPATLRREARAILKQAQKDSEEGENRGVEFFVKKAMAKKVERKPTLANLKKALKRIFTNKIWIANLFNTTTYILAVSGYWSFKPKYLENQFRKSAAEANYYTGVTSLASVILGTGLGGAVMRWARPSPRFVTGYNIFVTLFVCAGFTSLMFIGCPKLEVVGPVAGSPLPGCSSNCGCSDRFSPMCSEDQTTLFYSPCYAGCTAIDTSVSPIVYSNCSCIANTTNPFTASHNATGDTSDVPFGSGVSGYCPEPCDSFFYYLIIKIIISTVTATGRVGSSVINLRCVEDEDKGLALGVVTVFISLFGLIPSPIMLGAVIDSACLVWDTSCGMTGNCWLYDSDAFRTILHLVPAVIVFISVFGDIVVFHYSHQLDLYGEREEDVHLKDLKDQSEESKPLNAAKGDGGFEMGLQ; encoded by the exons ATGACCCAGAAGAAAAAGTTTATAAACGGAGGGCTGAAACCACAGATCTTGCCCACGACACACAGCAGAGCTGCAACGAGGGCGAAAGAAGATGAAGTTTTATCTCTCCTCACAGAAGGCGAAGCAGAAGATACAATCTGTGGATTAGGATCTTGTAAGCCCACGTGGTTGCAG TTTCTGGCCCGCAAAGAGTGTTACTTGTTGGTCTACTGCGGAATAGCGCTGATTCAAGGCATGTTCTTCACCTACACTGTCTCTGTTATCTCTACAATCGAGAAAAGGTTCAAGCTCACAAGCAAGGAGTCGG GTGCCTTCCTCTCGGGAAACGACATATCCCAGGTCATCTTGGCCATGTTCCTGGGCTATTATGGCAACTTCGGCCACCGACCACGCTggatgggcgtgggcgtgatgTTCGCAGCAGCATCGTGCTTCATGGCGCTTCTGCCTCACCTTCTGTATGGGCCCGGCCAGGAGGCCATCGATCTAGCTGAGGCCTCGAGCTCGGCTGCAACCACACTCCTGGCAAATGTTTCAAACGTCGCGTCTCAGAAAA AAAAGAATGATCTCTGTTTCTCGCCGTACGAGAGCACATGCACCGGCGAGGACGGGGGAAATTATTCTTACTATGGCGCGGTTGTCATCTTCTTCATCTCGCAGTTCTTCGTGGGCATCGCCATCAGCGTGTTCTTCACCATCGGAGTCACATACCTCGATGACAACATCAGCAAGAAGACCTACCCCATCTATTACG CGGCTACGTTGCTCCTGAGGATCCTGGGCCCGGTGCTCGGCTACCTCATGGGTGGGAATTTCCTTTCCATGTGGATCGACCCGACGAAGAGGCCGAACTTGACGCAGCGGGACCCGCGGTGGCTCGGCGCCTGGTGGCTGG GATTCCTAGTGCTGGGATGTGTGTTGGTAGTGCTGGGGAATCTTTTGTTCCTGTTCCCACGGAAATTACCCGCGACACTGCGACGGGAAGCGAGGGCCATCCTGAAGCAGGCACAGAAGGACTCTGAAGAAGGAGAGAACCGAGGAGTGGAATTCTTCGTCAAAAAGGCAATGGCTAAGAAAGTGGAAAGGAAACCCACGCTTGCAA ACCTTAAGAAGGCCCTAAAGCGAATATTCACCAACAAAATATGGATCGCGAATCTCTTCAACACTACCACCTACATTCTCGCTGTCTCGGGCTACTGGAGCTTCAAGCCCAAGTACCTCGAGAACCAGTTTAGGAAGAGCGCCGCGGAAGCCAACTACTACACGG GCGTCACGAGTCTGGCGTCCGTGATCCTCGGCACTGGTCTCGGCGGGGCGGTGATGAGATGGGCCAGACCGAGTCCCAGGTTCGTCACAGGATACAATATCTTCGTCACGCTGTTTGTGTGCGCTGGCTTCACTTCTCTCATGTTCATCGGCTGTCCCAAATTAGAGGTTGTCGGGCCCGTTGCTGG GTCGCCATTACCCGGGTGTTCGTCCAACTGCGGGTGTTCTGACAGATTCTCACCTATGTGCTCCGAGGATCAAACTACACTCTTCTACTCTCCTTGCTACGCTGGCTGCACAGCAATCGACACCTCCGTTAGTCCAATC GTTTATAGTAACTGCAGCTGCATCGCGAACACAACGAACCCTTTTACGGCCTCACATAATGCAACAGGAGACACG AGCGACGTTCCGTTCGGGAGCGGGGTGAGCGGCTACTGCCCTGAGCCCTGTGACTCCTTCTTCTACTACCTCATCATCAAGATCATCATCAGCACCGTCACAGCCACCGGCAGAGTGGGCAGCAGTGTCATCAATCTACG CTGTGTCGAGGATGAAGACAAAGGCTTGGCCCTCGGGGTAGTGACCGTCTTCATCAGCCTCTTCGGTCTCATCCCTTCGCCCATTATGTTAGGCGCCGTAATAG ACTCAGCGTGCCTCGTGTGGGATACGTCGTGTGGAATGACAGGAAACTGCTGGCTGTATGACTCCGATGCTTTCAGAACTATACTGCACTTAGTTCCTGCGG TGATCGTCTTCATCTCTGTCTTTGGTGACATCGTCGTGTTCCACTATAGTCATCAGTTGGACCTGTacggcgagagggaggaggacgtgCATCTGAAAGACCTCAAGGACCAGAGTGAGGAATCGAAACCCTTGAATGCGGCGAAGGGGGACGGCGGTTTCGAGATGGGTCTGCAGTGA
- the LOC119573412 gene encoding solute carrier organic anion transporter family member 74D-like isoform X1, translated as MRVPERLPGYSVPENALDCDHSLPSNLAAGEKLGRKRLYRDSSSSSLWNGFRTKAFTMTQKKKFINGGLKPQILPTTHSRAATRAKEDEVLSLLTEGEAEDTICGLGSCKPTWLQFLARKECYLLVYCGIALIQGMFFTYTVSVISTIEKRFKLTSKESGAFLSGNDISQVILAMFLGYYGNFGHRPRWMGVGVMFAAASCFMALLPHLLYGPGQEAIDLAEASSSAATTLLANVSNVASQKKKNDLCFSPYESTCTGEDGGNYSYYGAVVIFFISQFFVGIAISVFFTIGVTYLDDNISKKTYPIYYAATLLLRILGPVLGYLMGGNFLSMWIDPTKRPNLTQRDPRWLGAWWLGFLVLGCVLVVLGNLLFLFPRKLPATLRREARAILKQAQKDSEEGENRGVEFFVKKAMAKKVERKPTLANLKKALKRIFTNKIWIANLFNTTTYILAVSGYWSFKPKYLENQFRKSAAEANYYTGVTSLASVILGTGLGGAVMRWARPSPRFVTGYNIFVTLFVCAGFTSLMFIGCPKLEVVGPVAGSPLPGCSSNCGCSDRFSPMCSEDQTTLFYSPCYAGCTAIDTSVSPIVYSNCSCIANTTNPFTASHNATGDTSDVPFGSGVSGYCPEPCDSFFYYLIIKIIISTVTATGRVGSSVINLRCVEDEDKGLALGVVTVFISLFGLIPSPIMLGAVIDSACLVWDTSCGMTGNCWLYDSDAFRTILHLVPAVIVFISVFGDIVVFHYSHQLDLYGEREEDVHLKDLKDQSEESKPLNAAKGDGGFEMGLQ; from the exons CAAAAGCATTCACAATGACCCAGAAGAAAAAGTTTATAAACGGAGGGCTGAAACCACAGATCTTGCCCACGACACACAGCAGAGCTGCAACGAGGGCGAAAGAAGATGAAGTTTTATCTCTCCTCACAGAAGGCGAAGCAGAAGATACAATCTGTGGATTAGGATCTTGTAAGCCCACGTGGTTGCAG TTTCTGGCCCGCAAAGAGTGTTACTTGTTGGTCTACTGCGGAATAGCGCTGATTCAAGGCATGTTCTTCACCTACACTGTCTCTGTTATCTCTACAATCGAGAAAAGGTTCAAGCTCACAAGCAAGGAGTCGG GTGCCTTCCTCTCGGGAAACGACATATCCCAGGTCATCTTGGCCATGTTCCTGGGCTATTATGGCAACTTCGGCCACCGACCACGCTggatgggcgtgggcgtgatgTTCGCAGCAGCATCGTGCTTCATGGCGCTTCTGCCTCACCTTCTGTATGGGCCCGGCCAGGAGGCCATCGATCTAGCTGAGGCCTCGAGCTCGGCTGCAACCACACTCCTGGCAAATGTTTCAAACGTCGCGTCTCAGAAAA AAAAGAATGATCTCTGTTTCTCGCCGTACGAGAGCACATGCACCGGCGAGGACGGGGGAAATTATTCTTACTATGGCGCGGTTGTCATCTTCTTCATCTCGCAGTTCTTCGTGGGCATCGCCATCAGCGTGTTCTTCACCATCGGAGTCACATACCTCGATGACAACATCAGCAAGAAGACCTACCCCATCTATTACG CGGCTACGTTGCTCCTGAGGATCCTGGGCCCGGTGCTCGGCTACCTCATGGGTGGGAATTTCCTTTCCATGTGGATCGACCCGACGAAGAGGCCGAACTTGACGCAGCGGGACCCGCGGTGGCTCGGCGCCTGGTGGCTGG GATTCCTAGTGCTGGGATGTGTGTTGGTAGTGCTGGGGAATCTTTTGTTCCTGTTCCCACGGAAATTACCCGCGACACTGCGACGGGAAGCGAGGGCCATCCTGAAGCAGGCACAGAAGGACTCTGAAGAAGGAGAGAACCGAGGAGTGGAATTCTTCGTCAAAAAGGCAATGGCTAAGAAAGTGGAAAGGAAACCCACGCTTGCAA ACCTTAAGAAGGCCCTAAAGCGAATATTCACCAACAAAATATGGATCGCGAATCTCTTCAACACTACCACCTACATTCTCGCTGTCTCGGGCTACTGGAGCTTCAAGCCCAAGTACCTCGAGAACCAGTTTAGGAAGAGCGCCGCGGAAGCCAACTACTACACGG GCGTCACGAGTCTGGCGTCCGTGATCCTCGGCACTGGTCTCGGCGGGGCGGTGATGAGATGGGCCAGACCGAGTCCCAGGTTCGTCACAGGATACAATATCTTCGTCACGCTGTTTGTGTGCGCTGGCTTCACTTCTCTCATGTTCATCGGCTGTCCCAAATTAGAGGTTGTCGGGCCCGTTGCTGG GTCGCCATTACCCGGGTGTTCGTCCAACTGCGGGTGTTCTGACAGATTCTCACCTATGTGCTCCGAGGATCAAACTACACTCTTCTACTCTCCTTGCTACGCTGGCTGCACAGCAATCGACACCTCCGTTAGTCCAATC GTTTATAGTAACTGCAGCTGCATCGCGAACACAACGAACCCTTTTACGGCCTCACATAATGCAACAGGAGACACG AGCGACGTTCCGTTCGGGAGCGGGGTGAGCGGCTACTGCCCTGAGCCCTGTGACTCCTTCTTCTACTACCTCATCATCAAGATCATCATCAGCACCGTCACAGCCACCGGCAGAGTGGGCAGCAGTGTCATCAATCTACG CTGTGTCGAGGATGAAGACAAAGGCTTGGCCCTCGGGGTAGTGACCGTCTTCATCAGCCTCTTCGGTCTCATCCCTTCGCCCATTATGTTAGGCGCCGTAATAG ACTCAGCGTGCCTCGTGTGGGATACGTCGTGTGGAATGACAGGAAACTGCTGGCTGTATGACTCCGATGCTTTCAGAACTATACTGCACTTAGTTCCTGCGG TGATCGTCTTCATCTCTGTCTTTGGTGACATCGTCGTGTTCCACTATAGTCATCAGTTGGACCTGTacggcgagagggaggaggacgtgCATCTGAAAGACCTCAAGGACCAGAGTGAGGAATCGAAACCCTTGAATGCGGCGAAGGGGGACGGCGGTTTCGAGATGGGTCTGCAGTGA